The uncultured Sphaerochaeta sp. genome includes the window GACCATCTGAAGCCCCATGGAAATCTTGTAGTGAAGATCTTTCAGGGTGGAGGACAGGTTGAACTCCTGCAATTGATGAGAACTCTCTTCAATAAAGTAAAACCCTACAAGCCAAAGGCCTGTAGGGATGACTCATTTGAGATTTATCTGGTGGGGTTGGACAGGAAGGATTCCTGATCAGGCTTTCCGGGCACGTGCCAGGTTCTTGGCTGCTCCTTGATGATCAACCAACTCCAAAGTTCTGGTGAAGAACTCAATTGCTGACCTCTTGTCATTGAAGTGATCAAGTGCCAGGCATCCAAGATTGTTCCATGCTTCTGCCTGTGAGGGGTCCTCTTTTACGATGCGTTCATATAATGAACGCGCATCTTCATAATCCGAAGCCAAGAGTTCTTGTGCCTGGGATAGTAGACTGGAAGCCTCCAAGGCCTTCGAATACGAATCAGCAGAGGAGAGCAAATCCAAGCGGAGCCTCATCAGGTATTCCTCTTTTTCAGATGGATCATCGGCCAAGGCGGATGTATACCAGTGTATTGCTTCCTCCCCTTTTCCGGAAAGGTAGGCGATATCTCCAAGCAAACGGCATAGACGCAAGCTCTCTCCGTAGCGTAGGGCGGCCTTTACCAAAACATCATAAGCCCTTTCCTTGTCCCCCGAACCAAGCGCTATCAGGGCAAGATTATAATGCAACCCCATGGAGGGCCCCTCATGGTTTATGAGCTTGTGGGTGAAGCTCTCAGCCTCCTCCCATTTGTTCTGCACCATTGCATTAAGCATCCTTCGCTGATAATACCATTTTATTGGATCCATAATTCCCCCAGATAGTGATGCTGGGTATCAGCCCAACACCACCACTTTTCTCAGTCATTAAAGGACAAAGAGTCCGATGATCATCAATATAGTGATGGTCGTCACACCCTGTACCAAGGTCACACCGGTTTGCGTCTTGTATGCCGTTGCAGTGTCCATATCGGAGAACTGAGACACAACCCAGAAGTAACTGTCGTTCGCATGGGAAACCGTCATTGATCCAGCTCCGATTGACAGCAGAGCCAACACCTTTGCAATCTCACTGGTCCATCCAAGCTGTCCCATCAAGGGAGCGAGCATGGCACTGGTAACAATCATGGCAACCGTGGAAGCACCCATGGCGCTCTTGAGCAGTGCTGCAATGATGAATGGAATGAGAAGACCTGCATTCAACTGCATCAAGCTACCTGAGAGCACTTCTGCAATCGGGAGGGTCTTAAGAACTGCACCAAAAGCACCACCTGCACCTGTTATTGCCAGAATGCTGGCTGAACTGTGGATACCATCACTGATCCAGGAGAAAGCAGTTCCCTTTCCTTCATTCTTGGGTATCAAGGTGACTGCAAGGCCGACACCAAAAATGAGAGCGGTTACCGGGTTGCCAATGAAGTCAAAGAATGCCTTTGCCCCATTCTCTCCAAACGGTGCTGAGGGGAAATCTGCAACAGACTTAAGGGCAATGAGGATGATGGGAAGCAGAATGGGAGCAAATGAACGCATTGCATTGGGTAGCTTTCCGTACTTTTCAACCAACTCTTCCAGAGAGACCTCTGGGTTTGCAGGGATATCGAACTTGCTGGAAATCTTCAGTGAATAGAGGTACCCAACCAACATAACAGGAATGGAAACCAGCAATCCTACCAAAATTACCAAGCCCAAATCTGCATTCAACGTACCTGCCATGATAATCGGTCCCGGGGTTGGTGGTACAAGGCAGTGGGTTGCATAGAGGCCAGAACTCAAGCAGGTTGCCATGACGGCCAGGGAAACTCCACTTTTTGCAGCAAGGGCGCGGTTAATGGGGGAAAGGATTACAAAGCCCGAGTCACAGAAAACCGGGATACTGACAATGTAGCCGGTTAGGCTCATGGTCAGGGGAGCTCGCTTCTTTCCAACCAGTCCCAGAATTGAATTTGCCATCGTCAGTGCTGCACCGGTCTTTTCCAGAATTGTACCGATGATGGTACCAGCAATGATGACAATACCGATGCTGCCAAGGATTGAGCCAAAACCACTGGTGAGCGTGTTGATCAAATCATCAACAGACATTCCACCCAGAGTATTCCAACAAAGTATCCCGCAAGCAACAGAACAATGAATGGATGCCACTTGAACCGTGAAATCAAAAGCACCATTCCTACAACTGCGACAATAATGACCAGAAATAAATACCATCCTGCCATATCGTTCCTCCTACTCTCTCTATCGTTTTCCCTATCCTTACAGGATAAGGCAAGAACCTGTACCATTATGGAAATGAATTGATGAATGTTCGGTAGCTAGATTGATGGCTTCTGCCCCAGAACAATGGTTGATACCCAGTACCTCAATTCCCTTCTCCTGGAATACCTGGATGCTTCGAGCAGTCCTTGAACTATCTGCCTCGACCAAGTGAGTCCCTCCCAGCAGTGCATAAACTGGCTTGTTGAAGGTTTGTTGCACAGAGTCCAGCATGTTCAGGATCCCTGGGTGGGAACAACCCACCAGCATGACAAGACCCTTTTTAGTCTCAACTACCAACAACACCTCATCATCAAAGCGGTCTTCAACCCAACCTGCTTGCTCCCTGAGAACAAATCTTGGATGAATGGTCTCCTCTGCATGATTTCGTTTGAAATGGGTAAGCGCCCATACCCCAGGAGCAATTTCTGTTTTCCCGGTAATGGTATTGTGGGTGATTCCCTGTTCCTTGATGTAGTCCTGGCTAAAATCATTGCCAAGATACTGGTATGAAGCGTTGAAACGTGCATACTTTTCTGCAAAGAACCCCTGTCCTGTATGGAGGGTAAAGGCCCTATCTTCCCGTGATTGGACAAATGATTGGAACCCACCACTATGGTCATAATGACCATGACTGAGTACCACATGATCTACGCTATCCAATTGTTTTCTTAACAGTTTGGCATTTTTGAGAAAAGCATTACTGCGTCCTGTATCAAAGAGGACGCTTGTTATTTCCGTTTCAATTAAAAAAGAGAGTCCATGCTCGGTGATTAGGCCGGTATGTTCTCCTTGGGTATTCTCAATAAGGGTGGTGATTTCAATGGACATAGGATACCTTCATTCTATAGTCTAACCTGTCAGAGGTCCGACAAGTTGACTATACCATAAACCCACATCTCCAGTTTTGTCAAATAAAATATTTAGAGAGTTCCGAAATAGTGCTGGATGTCCTTTAAGGCATTTCTCAGGTGGTCTTCCATTGCCTGGGATGCTTCTTCTTGATCATGATTGAGGATTGCCTGAAGCAAACGCCCGTGTTCTACAATGGATGATTCCAGACGCCCAGGTGCATGAAGACTGGCATACCAACCTTCATTAAGCGTCTGATCCATCGTCCTCATCAAGACAGCCAATGTCCGATTCTTGGTTGCCTTTGCAACAGCAAGATGGAAGGCACTGTCACTGCTTATGGATTCAATAACATCCCCGGTTTTTACCTTTTCAACAAACGTATCATAACAAGATTGGAGTGCTTCCAAATCTTTTTGTTCAGCAAATCGACATGCAAGGGATGCTGCATGAGGTTCAATTAAAAGCCTTACCTCAAAGTGTTCCCTCAGTGCTTCTGCATTCTCCACTACCCAGTTCTTCACTGGGTGGGATTGCTCGGAAGGATCACTGACAAACACCCCTTTTCCCTGATATACCTTCACCACTCCGGATACTTCAAGCATCCTCAGTGCTTCACGAATTGAAGACCGACTTACCTCAAGCTTTTTTACAAGCTCTTTTTCACTGTAGAGCTTATCCCCAGGTTTGAGGTTCTCCACGTTGATAATCTCTTTAATTGCATCGGTAACCATGATCGACACACGTTCTTTTTTCAGGGACTGCATGGGGCTATCGTATCGTGAAGCGGATAAATCTGCAAGACAATCCACCTCTGGCATAGAAAACTCCTATCTTCTATACTGAGTGTATGAAAAAGAACGTACAGCTCGTTGTCATTGACGGTCAAGGCGGAAGCTTGGGAAAAGCGCTTGTTGCGGCTATCAAGAAAACATTCAACCAGGTGGAAATACTGGCAATTGGAACCAATAGCCTGGCAGCCAGTGCCATGCTTAAAAGCGGTGCTGATGCAATTGCAACCGGTGAGAATCCTGTCATTGTGGCATGCAGAAATGCTGACCTCATCGTAGGCCCCCTGGGAATCCTTACCTCTGATGCACTCCATGGAGAGATCACTCCAGCAATGGCGGTGGCAATTGCCCAGAGCAAGGCTCACAAGATTCTTGTCCCCATCAGTAAATGCAATGTGACAATTGTAGGAATCCAGGAAGCCCCCCTGTCCATGATGATTGACTTCACGCTGGAGGAGATCAGGCGTTTCCTTGACAGTACTATGCCTAGTCGGTAAAATACGTCACAACATGCCTCATGAAGGGGCATATTCCTGATTCATTACCTATGTACACAAGAGAGCCATGAAGGCAAAGAAGAGTACTACTTTTTTGCTTGCATGGCCCTCTTTTTTTGGAGCATACCTTGGAACAATATACACAGCCGCTATCAGACAACCATACCCTGGAAGTCTATAATCATAACCAACTCATTTTCTCAGAAAATGGGCACTGGCTTACCCCACTCTTTGCATTCGAACGATTTCTTGAAACCTATACAGGAGAAAGGGATTGTCTCAGTGCACATGACACGGCTGCAGGGAAAGCCGCTGCATTGCTTATGGCCCGCTTTGGCATACATCGTGCCCATATCAATCTGATCAGTGAACTTGCCATCGAATATTATCAACAGCATGGAATTACTGTCTCCTATGAAAAACGTATAGAACGATTACAATGCAAGACCGAGGAGTTGCTCGGAGAGATGCATGACCAGGAACAGATGTACAGACTTCTGAGAAAGCGTGCAAAACTGGTACGAGGGGTCTCTGTACGTATAGAAAACCTCTCTTTCTCCTACCCAGAGCGTCCGCCTATCCTGAAAGACCTCTCCTTCCATCTTGAGGAAGGGGAGAGACTCCTCATCCTAGGAGACAACGGAATGGGAAAAACTACACTGCTATCCCTCTTGATGGGAAAACTCAAACCCACCAAGGGAACGATTCTTATCGGGGAAGACGAGGTAACCCACCTGGAAAAAAGAACGATCGGGTATATCAGGCAACAACAACAAGAGCAGCAGTTCCCAGTCTCAGCCCGTGAAGTGGTAGCTATGGCATGCGATCCTACCCTCACAAGGGAAGAGAGACAGTGGGAGATCGACACTGCCCTAAGGAGAACAAAGATAGAACATCTTGCTGAGAGGAATTTCTTCACACTCAGCGGAGGAGAGAGGCAAAAAGTCTCTCTCTCTAGGACGCTCTGCCAGAAAGCAAGATTGCTCCTCCTTGATGAACCCACCTCCTTCCTGGATGCAAAAAGTCGATCCACGCTTGTTGAAGTACTGCAAAGCCTTACAGTGGGTGAGATGCCGACCATTATCATTGTCACCCATGACAAGGCACTGGAAAAGGATTTAAGATGGCCGACTCTCCACTTAGGGGGTACCTATGAGTGATTTTCTCTACGCTCTCACCCTACCTCCGGTAATGAAAGGATTGCTTGCAATGGCTATTGCCGGGCTCTGTTTTCCAGCCAGTGGTGTCATGGTTCTCCGCCTTGACCTGGTACCCATGCGGTATATGCTCATGCACGGTGTTATCCTTGGGGGAGCCATCTCCCTTGCGCTCTCTCTTCCGATACTTCCGCTCAGCATTGCCCTGAATATTCTCTTGGTTTTGGCTATGATGCATTTAGCGAAGGATACCCGCCATGGATTCGGTCTTGCCAGTGCTGCTGGGATGGTCTTTACCATGGCAGCTGCTTCTCTGGTTATGCATCTGTGGGACGTTCCTGCAAAGGATACACTGCAACTGCTCTGGGGAAGTCCGTTTGCACTCGCTTGGGCAGATATCGTGATACTGATCGGCATCGCCCTCATTTTGGCCATCTACCTGCTTACAAACTTCAGGACGGTAAGCGCGATCTTCTTCGATCAGGAAATTGCCCAATCCCTGGGAATGCCGGTAAAGGCACACTACACTGCCATGGTACTGGTCATTGCCTTGGTGATCGCATTTGCCATGAAACTACTTGGTGCATTGCTCATTGATGCACTACTCATCCTTCCCGTCCTCGTTGCAGGAAAGCGTGCTGAGAGTCTCAAACAACTGCTACTCTACTCCTGCCTTACAGGACTATTCGTCTCTACCTTTGGGTTTCTGGCTGCCATTGCCACAGACTTACCACCGAGTGGAACAATTGCATTGCTCTCGGCTTTGCTTTTTATCATACCTACAACACATAAGAGAGGATTACATTCATGAGAAAATACCTTTTCTCCCTGACCATCATGCTTTTGGCAGTACTGAGTATCTCTGCCCAAGGTGTCCCGGAAGAAGTAGCTGCATCCAGTGCTTCCCACCCCGCTTCCATCGTTGCAAGCACAAGCTGGACTGCGGCTTTTGCAGACCTTGGAGGGCTCGATGATGTTGCCTTTATCGCCCCTGCAAACCTCACCCATCCACCTGAGTATGAGATTACCGTCAGTGATGTGGTGAAGATCAACCATGCAGACTATTTCATTTATGCAGGCTATGAGAGGATGATGCAGAGCATGGGAGATTCCATCAAGAAAGAAGAAGGAACCATGCTTCAGATAACCACCACCAATGATATCCAGAATGTGCAGAAGCAGGCAGAGGCTATTGCAAATATCACGGGAACGGAAGAAAAGAGCAAGGAACGTCTTGCTAGCTATATCGCTACCATCGAGGAGGGTGCAAAACAGGCTGAAGAGAGAGGACTGACAGAGGCAAAGGTCTACTGTCATGCGATGCAAGTCTATCTTGCAGAAGATCTGGGACTCCAGGTTGCAGGTACCTTCGGGCCTGGGCCGGTTACTGCCCAACAGATCAGCGAGGTAGCGAAGGGTGGATATCAGATTATCATCGACAATATCCACAACCCCATCGCAGGACCCTTGATGGAAGTATCCCCAGATACCAAGCTCGTTGTCTGGAGAAATTTCCCAGAAAGCGGGGGAAGAGGGAGTCTGGAGTCGATGGTGCAGGCCAATATTGAGGCTCTGCTCCAGTAACAGCAGGATCGATAACGTGAAGAGAGCCACCGACCGGTGGCTCTTCTTGCATTATGAGGAGTAATACTTCCCGTATTTTCCCCTCAGGAAACTGACGGTTCGTTTTGCCGCCGTCTCAGGATCGGGATACGGAAGGATCTCCGCTGTGGTCCATCCATCATACCCGATGGAGGTAAGGGAAGAGAATATCTCGTCCCAATCCATGTGACCATCTCCAGGTGCATGCCGATTGGTATCTGCAAAATGCACATACCGTACATACTCCTTGTTCCGGATGAAGCTGTCCCCAATGTGGTCATCTTCGATGTTCATATGGAATACATCAGGCATCATGACAAAGTTCTTCCGGTCAATCTTCTTGAGCAGGGCTGAACACTCATCGAGGTTGTTGATGAAGTCGATCTCATAACGGTTCACCGGTTCAAGAATCAACTCAACGCCACGCTTTTCTGCATGGTCAGCAACCTTGTAAGCCATATCGAGGAAGAGTTCCTCAGCAAAGGCAGGGTCACGGCCATCGATAGGACCACGGGTCCTTCCAATATTTACCAATCCACCAAAATCAGAGGCCAGATCAATGAAGCCACAAAAACTCTTGTACAGTTCTGCTCGGTTCTCCTGGTTCTCATCGGTGAAGTAGAGATTCCTTGCCGCGAAGACCTGTCCACTGGAGATTGCACTCACCTCCAGACTGTTTTCTCGCAACCACTGGTTCAATTCGTCCTTTGACACTTCATCAGGACGCTTGAGGGCGAGTTCAACCCCATCATAGCCAAGTTCATGGGCCTTGATGATCGACTCTTTCACCCCACGAAACACTACAAATGCATTGGGCATTGCCTCTTTACCGGCAATAGCTACAGATAATTTCATAGAATACTCCGTTGGTTGAGAAACAGGACACCCTATG containing:
- a CDS encoding tetratricopeptide repeat protein, whose product is MDPIKWYYQRRMLNAMVQNKWEEAESFTHKLINHEGPSMGLHYNLALIALGSGDKERAYDVLVKAALRYGESLRLCRLLGDIAYLSGKGEEAIHWYTSALADDPSEKEEYLMRLRLDLLSSADSYSKALEASSLLSQAQELLASDYEDARSLYERIVKEDPSQAEAWNNLGCLALDHFNDKRSAIEFFTRTLELVDHQGAAKNLARARKA
- a CDS encoding MBL fold metallo-hydrolase; its protein translation is MSIEITTLIENTQGEHTGLITEHGLSFLIETEITSVLFDTGRSNAFLKNAKLLRKQLDSVDHVVLSHGHYDHSGGFQSFVQSREDRAFTLHTGQGFFAEKYARFNASYQYLGNDFSQDYIKEQGITHNTITGKTEIAPGVWALTHFKRNHAEETIHPRFVLREQAGWVEDRFDDEVLLVVETKKGLVMLVGCSHPGILNMLDSVQQTFNKPVYALLGGTHLVEADSSRTARSIQVFQEKGIEVLGINHCSGAEAINLATEHSSIHFHNGTGSCLIL
- a CDS encoding FadR/GntR family transcriptional regulator produces the protein MPEVDCLADLSASRYDSPMQSLKKERVSIMVTDAIKEIINVENLKPGDKLYSEKELVKKLEVSRSSIREALRMLEVSGVVKVYQGKGVFVSDPSEQSHPVKNWVVENAEALREHFEVRLLIEPHAASLACRFAEQKDLEALQSCYDTFVEKVKTGDVIESISSDSAFHLAVAKATKNRTLAVLMRTMDQTLNEGWYASLHAPGRLESSIVEHGRLLQAILNHDQEEASQAMEDHLRNALKDIQHYFGTL
- a CDS encoding DUF3842 family protein — protein: MKKNVQLVVIDGQGGSLGKALVAAIKKTFNQVEILAIGTNSLAASAMLKSGADAIATGENPVIVACRNADLIVGPLGILTSDALHGEITPAMAVAIAQSKAHKILVPISKCNVTIVGIQEAPLSMMIDFTLEEIRRFLDSTMPSR
- a CDS encoding DUF1893 domain-containing protein: MEQYTQPLSDNHTLEVYNHNQLIFSENGHWLTPLFAFERFLETYTGERDCLSAHDTAAGKAAALLMARFGIHRAHINLISELAIEYYQQHGITVSYEKRIERLQCKTEELLGEMHDQEQMYRLLRKRAKLVRGVSVRIENLSFSYPERPPILKDLSFHLEEGERLLILGDNGMGKTTLLSLLMGKLKPTKGTILIGEDEVTHLEKRTIGYIRQQQQEQQFPVSAREVVAMACDPTLTREERQWEIDTALRRTKIEHLAERNFFTLSGGERQKVSLSRTLCQKARLLLLDEPTSFLDAKSRSTLVEVLQSLTVGEMPTIIIVTHDKALEKDLRWPTLHLGGTYE
- a CDS encoding iron chelate uptake ABC transporter family permease subunit; translated protein: MSDFLYALTLPPVMKGLLAMAIAGLCFPASGVMVLRLDLVPMRYMLMHGVILGGAISLALSLPILPLSIALNILLVLAMMHLAKDTRHGFGLASAAGMVFTMAAASLVMHLWDVPAKDTLQLLWGSPFALAWADIVILIGIALILAIYLLTNFRTVSAIFFDQEIAQSLGMPVKAHYTAMVLVIALVIAFAMKLLGALLIDALLILPVLVAGKRAESLKQLLLYSCLTGLFVSTFGFLAAIATDLPPSGTIALLSALLFIIPTTHKRGLHS
- a CDS encoding zinc ABC transporter substrate-binding protein; protein product: MRKYLFSLTIMLLAVLSISAQGVPEEVAASSASHPASIVASTSWTAAFADLGGLDDVAFIAPANLTHPPEYEITVSDVVKINHADYFIYAGYERMMQSMGDSIKKEEGTMLQITTTNDIQNVQKQAEAIANITGTEEKSKERLASYIATIEEGAKQAEERGLTEAKVYCHAMQVYLAEDLGLQVAGTFGPGPVTAQQISEVAKGGYQIIIDNIHNPIAGPLMEVSPDTKLVVWRNFPESGGRGSLESMVQANIEALLQ
- a CDS encoding sugar phosphate isomerase/epimerase family protein yields the protein MKLSVAIAGKEAMPNAFVVFRGVKESIIKAHELGYDGVELALKRPDEVSKDELNQWLRENSLEVSAISSGQVFAARNLYFTDENQENRAELYKSFCGFIDLASDFGGLVNIGRTRGPIDGRDPAFAEELFLDMAYKVADHAEKRGVELILEPVNRYEIDFINNLDECSALLKKIDRKNFVMMPDVFHMNIEDDHIGDSFIRNKEYVRYVHFADTNRHAPGDGHMDWDEIFSSLTSIGYDGWTTAEILPYPDPETAAKRTVSFLRGKYGKYYSS